Below is a window of Fervidobacterium pennivorans DSM 9078 DNA.
ATAAAGGTTCCTGTTAAAAGTGCAGTTGGCGCTGGTGATTCTTTCCTTGCGGGGTTTGTGTTGAAGAAAACAGAAGGTGCTTCTGATGAGGAAGCGTTGAGATGGGCGAACGCATCAGGAACAGCGGCAGTCATGACCCCTGGAACGAGGCTGTGTAGAAAATCCGATGTGGAAAAATTACTTGAGAAAGTGGAAGTGGAGAGAATAGAGTAGAATTTAAAATTATCAAAGAAGAAGGGGTGAGCCCCCTTCTTCGTTTTTGAAAGGTTTTGCTTATATTTTCCTACACCATTCCAAAACTTTTTCTACATCAATTGTTGCAAGTGCTATATAATTATCAGCAGCTCCATAGTAAACGTAATACTTGCCCTTATATTCAACCATAGCATCACTGAAGACTACGTTTGGAACTCCACCGAAAACCTCCCATTCTTCCTCTGGTTCAAGGATTGGTTCTTCACTTCTCTTAAGTACTTTCGTTGGGTCATTCAAGTCAAGCAACATGAAACCTAATCTGTATATTGGCCTCGATGCATCTTCAACACCGTGGTACAGTAACAACCATCCATATGGTGTTTTGATTGGCGGTGCACCGGCGCCGATTTTTAAGTTATCCCAGTAGCCCTGTCTGGGACCTGCTATGCTTACGTAATCTCCCCAGTTAATCAGATCATCGGAAAATGCAAGCCAGATATCTGGTTCAAACCGATGCATCATAACGTATCTTCCGTTTATCTTTTCAGGAAATAGGGCAGCATCTTTGTTATTTACCTCGTCTTTTATAACAATTCCATAACGTTCCCAAGTTATGAAATTTTTAGTTGATGCAAGTGCAACCCTCGGACCTTTTGGTGAATAAGCCGTATAAAGCATGTAATACTTATCTCCGATTTTCGTAATTCTAGGGTCTTCCACTCCATAGAGTTCTTCTTTTGACGCAGGTGTGAATACGGGTTTTTCTAATCGATTGAATCTGACACCATCTACACTTACAGCGTATCCTATGCGTGAGACCATGTCCGCACCTTGTGCTCGATAAAGCATATGGAACAACTCACCGTCAAAGACTACTGCACAGTTGAAAACAAACTTGTTCTCCCACAGATGTTCTGGAACAGGACTTAATATTGGGTTAAGTGGGTGTCGTTCAAGTCTTAACTCCACAATACTTCGCCTCCTTGTTCTTGTTGAAGATTTCACCTTAGGGACATTGATATACCTTGCAAGAAATAGTTTCTAAGTGTTAGAAAGATAATAACCATCGGTATCGTTTGAATCACTGCACCGGCAAGTACGGGTCCGATATAACTTGCATATTCGTGATTAAAAGAAGCAAGTAAAACAGACAAAGGCATCTTTTTGTAGTCTTTCATTACCATCAGGGGCCATAAGAAATTGTCCCAGACCCCTATGAAAGTGAACAATCCTACAATAGATGCTGTTGAGCGACTTAATGGTAACATGATACGTAAAACAATCCAGAAATTGTTCGCTCCGTCTATTTTTGCAGCATCGATATAGTCCTGTGGTATGCTTTTGAAATTCTGAGCGAACATGAAAATACCCCATGAACTTGTTAAAGAAGGTACGATTAACGCTTGATAAGTGTTCAACCAACCGAAGGCCCTTATCAATATAAACATAGGTATTGTGAACATAAATCCCGGGAAAAGCATTTGATAAATTATGAAATTGAATACTGCTTTACCGATTTTGAAATTTATTCTTGAGATAGCATAACCTATGAGCATCGATGTGAATATTACAGAAAAAGTTACAGTTGAAGAGATGAAGAGGCTGTTAAAAAAAGCTCTGACAAAAGGTCTCTCAAACCTGTTTGCCATGACGAAAATGAAGCGATAATGCTCTAGAGTCAATCTTTTTGGGAGAAATGTTGTAAATATGTCCTCTGCAGGTTTAAAGGACGAAATGAACAACCATAGGTAAGGGTAAATCCAGACTATTGCAAGAAACAAAAGAACAAAGGTTATAATGTACGAAGCAATCTTCTCACGCCTCATACAAAGCTCACTTCTTTCTCGAAAAACTTACGAATCAACATAACTAAGAGATAACTCAACAAAGCTGTCACGATCGCTACCGTAGTCGCATATGATGGGTCAATTCTTTTAAAAGCAGTATCATACATATAAATCAAAAATGTTGTTGTTCTTTGCATAGGACCCCCACCAGTTATTAAGTATGGTTCTGTAAAAATTCCAAAAGTAAGCATTACTGCAAGGACTGTCACAGTTATAAGTGATGGATTAAGTAGAGGTAATGTAATTTTCCAGAATATCTGGCTTTTCGTTGCCCCGTCAAGCTTTGCTGCTTCGTACAAAGATTGTGGAATTGACAAAAGACCAGCGTAAAGAATCAGACCGTAGTATCCTATAAATTTCCATGTAATTATAAGACAAATCGAAAAGACAGCTAGCTGTGGATTTGAAAACCACGGGATAGTGATACCGAATAAATCATCCAGCAGTCTGTTGATGGGTCCATTTATCGAGAAGAGGTTTGAAAATAAAAGTGAGTAGGCAACTCCAGAAGAGACATTTGCTACCAAAAAGCTTAACATTATGAATGTTTTTCCAAATCTGACTTTTGTCAGCGCGAGAGCGAAGAGCAAAGAAGCAATTAGCACCATTGGAATTAGGTACGCCAGGAAATTCAGAGTATTAAGAGCAATTCTTAAAACGGTACTATCGGTGAATATTCTTAAAAAATTCTGGAGTCCTACAAATTTTGGTTTGGAGAAATAGTTCCACTTTGTGAATGCAAGAACTACCATCCACAAGAATGGATAGCCCCAAAAAATGGCAGTATATGCCAAGTATGGA
It encodes the following:
- a CDS encoding carbohydrate ABC transporter permease, which translates into the protein MRREKIASYIITFVLLFLAIVWIYPYLWLFISSFKPAEDIFTTFLPKRLTLEHYRFIFVMANRFERPFVRAFFNSLFISSTVTFSVIFTSMLIGYAISRINFKIGKAVFNFIIYQMLFPGFMFTIPMFILIRAFGWLNTYQALIVPSLTSSWGIFMFAQNFKSIPQDYIDAAKIDGANNFWIVLRIMLPLSRSTASIVGLFTFIGVWDNFLWPLMVMKDYKKMPLSVLLASFNHEYASYIGPVLAGAVIQTIPMVIIFLTLRNYFLQGISMSLR
- a CDS encoding carbohydrate ABC transporter permease gives rise to the protein MSVLKARSKFGKKERLFGYSIVIPYLAYTAIFWGYPFLWMVVLAFTKWNYFSKPKFVGLQNFLRIFTDSTVLRIALNTLNFLAYLIPMVLIASLLFALALTKVRFGKTFIMLSFLVANVSSGVAYSLLFSNLFSINGPINRLLDDLFGITIPWFSNPQLAVFSICLIITWKFIGYYGLILYAGLLSIPQSLYEAAKLDGATKSQIFWKITLPLLNPSLITVTVLAVMLTFGIFTEPYLITGGGPMQRTTTFLIYMYDTAFKRIDPSYATTVAIVTALLSYLLVMLIRKFFEKEVSFV
- a CDS encoding glycoside hydrolase family 130 protein translates to MELRLERHPLNPILSPVPEHLWENKFVFNCAVVFDGELFHMLYRAQGADMVSRIGYAVSVDGVRFNRLEKPVFTPASKEELYGVEDPRITKIGDKYYMLYTAYSPKGPRVALASTKNFITWERYGIVIKDEVNNKDAALFPEKINGRYVMMHRFEPDIWLAFSDDLINWGDYVSIAGPRQGYWDNLKIGAGAPPIKTPYGWLLLYHGVEDASRPIYRLGFMLLDLNDPTKVLKRSEEPILEPEEEWEVFGGVPNVVFSDAMVEYKGKYYVYYGAADNYIALATIDVEKVLEWCRKI